The Plasmodium yoelii strain 17X genome assembly, chromosome: 4 genome has a window encoding:
- a CDS encoding fam-b protein, with protein MRVSILRFVFFSIIICFFEYAQNELYLVNERSIFLERNIIKFRSNRILADVDNQFDLNDFYESTLSLANQFNEYNADDKEMTFLRNAIDSHIKKHKESNTLPDLNNVDKKTKKTILKLQRELEEIKKELANKSNSELEIQSIHDKRIIKKDENNSVSGNEDFNQLENEVNSLEEEFKQFDLSGVDNYKYKRKEDKLYKGLKLRLILMFFFSFATMVSGCVNLPLAIISLAISFESFIKSFQYIKLLYVKYKIKQKSKTSK; from the exons ATGAGAGTCAGTATTTTAagatttgtttttttttcaattattatttgtttttttgagTATGCTCAAAAT GAATTATACCTTGTAAACGAGAGAAGCATATTCCTTGAaaggaatataataaaatttagaagTAATAGAATATTAGCAGATGTAGATAATCAATTCgatttaaatgatttttatgaATCAACTTTGAGTCTTGCAAATCAATTTAATGAGTACAATGCTGATGACAAAGAAATGACATTTCTTCGAAATGCTATAGATTCACATATAAAGAAGCATAAAGAAAGTAATACATTACCtgatttaaataatgtagataagaaaactaaaaaaacaaTTCTTAAACTTCAAAGGGAATTAGAAGAGATAAAAAAAGAACTTGCTAATAAAAGTAATAGTGAATTAGAAATACAGTCGATACATGATAAaaggataataaaaaaagatgaaaataattctgTATCAGGAAATGAGGACTTTAACCAATTGGAAAATGAAGTAAATTCCTTGGAGGAAGAATTTAAACAGTTCGATTTAAGTGGTgttgataattataaatataaacgaAAGGAGGACAAATTATACAAAGGATTAAAATTGAGGTTAATAttgatgttttttttttctttcgcAACAATGGTATCAGGGTGCGTTAATCTCCCACTTGCTATTATAAGTTTAGCGATTTCATTTGaatcatttattaaatcttttcaatatattaaattactctatgtaaaatataaaataaagcaAAAATCAAAAACATCAAAATAA
- a CDS encoding PIR protein, with protein sequence MDYKLCGRFDHLRLFYSDELGKSAGRDIHSLGSINSYCSNEVPKDKNCNTDIDKIKGAFLWLFEQSIIINIDSLSKDKSGAFIIYIMIWLSYMLKIKNVNTFKNINEFYKEHIKDNTHYTNNKKCGDDCNSILKNKLEYNNFNEFIEANEYLMNIDIKDISNFYAPIKLLCKMHTGCNAQKSNCTECLQIANEFVETYEKLYNDYNNNENKSYSKVLSILSNDYDNLKNKCNDVNFKDISSLRAIKTKENGVQSSEHSSEVTSSSSSVTNKLFIVLSIFGAIAFFLGIAYKYSLFGFRKRTQKQHLRKNLKK encoded by the exons atgGATTATAAGCTG tgtggaAGGTTTGATCATTTAAGGTTATTTTATTCCGATGAATTAGGAAAATCTGCAGGTCGTGATATTCATAGTTTAGGGAGTATTAATAGTTATTGCTCTAATGAAGTTccaaaagataaaaattgCAATACTgatatcgataaaattaaggGAGCATTTTTATGGTTATTTGAACaaagtattattattaatattgataGTTTAAGTAAAGATAAGTCTGGagcatttattatatacattatgatatggttaagttatatgttaaaaataaagaatgtTAACACGTTTaagaatataaatgaattttataaagAGCATATAAAGGATAATACACATTATActaataacaaaaaatgtgGTGATGATTGTAAtagtatattaaaaaataaacttgaatataataattttaatgagtTCATAGAAGCAAACGAATATTTGATGaatattgatattaaagatatatctaacTTTTATGCTCCAATTAAATTATTGTGTAAAATGCATACTGGATGTAATGCACAAAAGTCAAATTGTACGGAATGTTTACAAATAGCTAATGAATTTGTTGAAACATATGAAAAACTTTACAacgattataataataatgaaaataagtCTTATAGTAAAGTATTGTCtatattatcaaatgattatgataatttaaaaaataaatgtaacgATGTTAATTTTAAGGACATTTCATCCCTTCGAGCgataaaaacaaaagaaaatgGTGTGCAAAGTTCTGAACATAGTTCTGAAgttacatcatcaagttcatCGGTAACAAACAAATTGtttatagttttatcgatatttggtgcaatagcattttttttaggaattgcttataag tattcgttatttggatttcggaaacgaacccaaaaacaacatttaagaaaaaatctaaaaaaataa
- a CDS encoding PIR protein, producing MSISKVCGEFTTLWKFFPDELNESKEYNFNSRSFNNYCPKPGNCNNDIDKINAGCLWLFNAFFNKYGTSAINNTYKDDTVCIMIWLGYILNLKSHDGINTLNNFYSQHIQNNTKYTEDIFIGQAHKNYKGIIDAIKEYMDINISHMSRFYNLLKVLCNMNSAYTSSNSNDFSEYVKKFAEEYENLLNDNDNIDGSPYSKVLLVLSRYYNNLVNGRPFNDKISLPSLPTEKKKIEVIVEKSKETKAHDLSDGTDQSDIETRIQSDDTTLSESSLVNKLVIVLSILAVIPIFLGISYKYSLFGFRKRSQKQHLRKKLK from the exons ATGTCAATTAGTAAAGTG TGTGGAGAGTTTACCACATTGTGGAAGTTTTTTCCCGATGAATTGAACGAATCtaaagaatataattttaattccAGATCGTTCAATAATTACTGTCCTAAACCTGGAAACTGCAATAACGATATCGATAAGATTAATGCTGGCTGTTTGTGGTTATTTAATGCATTTTTCAATAAGTATGGTACTTCAGCTATTAATAATACTTATAAGGATGATACTGTATGTATAATGATATGGTTAGGTTATATATTAAACCTAAAGTCACATGATGGAATAAACACattaaacaatttttattctcAGCATATACAAAATAACACGAAGTACACTGAGGATATTTTCATTGGTCAAgcacataaaaattataagggAATCATAGATGCAATAAAGGAATATATGGATATTAATATTAGTCACATGTCTAGATTTTATAATTTACTTAAAGTGCTATGTAATATGAATTCTGCTTATACGTCAAGTAATAGTAACGATTTTTCAGAATATGTTAAGAAATTTGCTGAGGAATATGAAAATCTCcttaatgataatgataatattgaCGGCAGTCCATACAGTAAAGTATTACTTGTTTTATCCagatattataataatttggtAAATGGCAGACCttttaatgataaaataagtCTTCCTTCATTACcaacagaaaaaaaaaaaatcgaagTTATTGTAGAAAAATCTAAAGAAACTAAAGCACACGATCTCTCGGATGGAACAGATCAATCAGATATTGAAACTAGAATTCAGAGTGATGACACTACATTATCAGAATCATCactagtaaataaattagttatagttttatcgatattagCTGTAATACCAATTTTCTTGGGGATTtcatataag tattcgttatttggatttcggaaacgatctcaaaaacaacatttaagaaaaaaactaaaataa